From Thalassococcus sp. S3, one genomic window encodes:
- a CDS encoding gamma-glutamyl kinase encodes MSKKLVFLSVPKTGTTAYQTALGPYADIVVSNPPDLKHAPVYRYNRFFRPMFEKVCEVQMETLAVMREPIDWLGSWYRYRQRPFMKGHPNSTRDISFDDFVLGYMKGNKPGFANVGNQVKFLEPQPNGVGINHLFRYDDKEGLHAFLTDRLGVTFELQKENVSPPGQVTLSPDVERRFKRKCAEQFELYDSIPRRGG; translated from the coding sequence GTGAGCAAAAAACTCGTTTTTCTGTCTGTTCCGAAAACCGGGACCACGGCCTATCAAACGGCTCTGGGCCCGTATGCGGATATCGTGGTCTCAAATCCGCCCGATCTGAAGCATGCGCCGGTCTACCGCTACAACCGGTTCTTTCGACCCATGTTCGAAAAAGTCTGTGAGGTTCAGATGGAAACCCTCGCCGTGATGCGCGAACCGATTGACTGGCTCGGAAGCTGGTATCGCTACCGGCAACGCCCGTTCATGAAGGGCCATCCGAACTCGACCCGGGATATCTCGTTCGATGACTTCGTGCTAGGCTATATGAAAGGCAACAAGCCGGGCTTTGCCAATGTCGGCAATCAGGTGAAGTTTCTGGAACCCCAGCCCAACGGGGTCGGGATCAACCATCTTTTTCGGTATGATGACAAAGAGGGATTGCACGCGTTCTTGACCGATCGCCTGGGCGTCACCTTCGAGCTTCAGAAAGAGAACGTGTCCCCTCCAGGCCAGGTGACGCTCTCACCGGATGTGGAGCGGCGGTTCAAGCGCAAATGCGCGGAGCAGTTCGAACTCTACGACAGCATCCCCAGGCGAGGCGGATGA
- the recA gene encoding recombinase RecA: protein MADLLTMNSKANADKQKALDSALAQIERQFGKGSIMKLGDENAIQEIAASSTGSLGLDIALGIGGLPMGRIVEIYGPESSGKTTLTLHCVAEQQKKGGVCAFVDAEHALDPQYARKLGVDLDELLISQPDTGEQALEITDTLVRSGAVNMVIVDSVAALTPKSELEGDMGDSSVGVQARLMSQAMRKLTGSISRSNCMVIFINQIRMKIGVMFGSPETTTGGNALKFYSSVRLDIRRIGALKDRDEVVGNATRVKVVKNKVAPPFKQVEFDIMYGEGISKMGELLDLGVKAGVVEKSGSWFSYGDERIGQGRENAKTFLKENDRIALEIEDKIRAAHGLDFDMPPGAASDDDILEA from the coding sequence ATGGCAGATCTTTTGACAATGAACAGCAAAGCAAACGCGGACAAGCAAAAGGCGCTCGACAGCGCGCTGGCACAGATTGAACGCCAATTCGGCAAGGGTTCGATCATGAAGCTGGGGGACGAGAACGCGATCCAGGAGATCGCGGCCAGTTCCACCGGCTCTCTTGGCCTCGACATTGCACTCGGCATCGGCGGGCTGCCGATGGGCCGGATCGTGGAAATCTACGGGCCGGAAAGCTCGGGCAAGACCACGCTGACCCTGCATTGCGTGGCCGAACAGCAGAAAAAGGGTGGCGTCTGCGCCTTCGTCGACGCTGAACATGCGCTTGATCCGCAATATGCGCGTAAGCTGGGCGTGGATCTGGACGAGCTTCTGATCTCGCAACCCGATACGGGCGAGCAGGCGTTGGAGATCACCGATACGCTGGTGCGCTCGGGCGCTGTTAACATGGTTATCGTGGATTCGGTGGCCGCCCTGACACCGAAATCCGAGCTTGAAGGCGATATGGGCGATTCGAGCGTCGGCGTGCAGGCCCGTCTGATGAGCCAGGCGATGCGCAAGCTCACAGGTTCGATCAGCCGGTCGAACTGCATGGTGATCTTCATCAACCAGATCCGCATGAAGATCGGCGTGATGTTCGGCTCACCCGAGACGACGACGGGCGGCAACGCGCTGAAATTCTACTCCTCCGTCCGGCTCGACATCCGCCGTATTGGCGCATTGAAGGACCGCGACGAGGTTGTGGGCAACGCGACCCGTGTGAAAGTCGTCAAGAACAAGGTGGCACCGCCCTTCAAGCAGGTGGAATTCGACATCATGTATGGCGAAGGCATTTCCAAAATGGGCGAATTGCTGGATCTGGGCGTGAAGGCTGGGGTGGTCGAGAAATCGGGCTCCTGGTTCAGCTACGGGGATGAACGGATCGGGCAGGGGCGCGAAAACGCCAAGACCTTCCTGAAGGAAAACGACCGCATCGCGCTGGAGATCGAGGACAAGATCCGCGCCGCTCACGGGCTCGATTTCGATATGCCGCCGGGTGCGGCGTCGGATGACGATATCCTGGAAGCATAA
- the alaS gene encoding alanine--tRNA ligase has translation MPTLNDIRSTFLTYFEKQGHAVVDSSPLVPRNDPTLMFANSGMVQFKNLFTGVETRDYTRATTAQKCVRAGGKHNDLDNVGYTARHHTFFEMLGNFSFGDYFKSDAIPFAWELITKELQIPEEKLLVTVYHTDDEAAEIWKKVAGLGDDRIIRIPTNDNFWMMGPTGPCGPCTEIFYDHGDHIWGGPPGSPEEDGDRFVEIWNLVFMQYEQMDDGSRRELAAQSIDTGMGVERVAALLQGTNDNYATDLMRSLIEASADATSSDPDGPGKTHHRVIADHLRSTSFLIADGVMPSNDGRGYVLRRIMRRAMRHAHLLGSKDPLMHRLVPALVRQMGAAYPELGRAQALIEETLMLEETRFKQTLDRGLRLLDDELESLADGAALPGEAAFKLYDTYGFPLDLTQDALREKGRTVDTDSFDAAMAEQKAKARAAWSGSGEAADATVWFDVADAHGATDFLGYDTETAEGQIVALVQDGAEVERAEAGAKVQIALNQSPFYAESGGQVGDTGVIRTESGVGRVTDTRKTAGVFVHVAEVEEGHISNGEAAVLEVDHTRRTAIRANHSATHLLHEALRQALGEHVAQRGSLNAPDRLRFDFSHSKAVTLGELERVEAEVNDYIRQNAPVETRIMTPDDARGLGAQALFGEKYGDEVRVVSMGRQAGSGKGADGHTYSLELCGGTHVTQTGEIGMFAIQSESASSSGVRRIEALTGQAALAALRGQEGLLLEVADQLKTAPGEAPGRVKALLEERKALTNEVAQLRRDLAMAGGAKSGPDAKTINGVSLVAQVLSGVTGKDLPGLIDAHKEQMGSGAVVLIADAGGKAAVAAGVTQDLTETLSAVDLVRAAVAELGGKGGGGRPDLAQGGGQDIKGAEAAIKAVEAVLEG, from the coding sequence ATGCCGACGCTGAACGATATCCGCTCCACGTTCCTGACCTACTTTGAAAAGCAGGGCCACGCAGTGGTCGACAGCAGCCCGCTGGTGCCGCGGAATGACCCGACGCTGATGTTTGCGAATTCCGGGATGGTGCAGTTCAAGAACCTCTTTACCGGGGTGGAAACACGCGACTACACCCGCGCGACGACGGCGCAAAAATGCGTCCGCGCAGGCGGTAAGCACAACGATCTGGACAATGTCGGCTATACGGCGCGGCACCATACATTCTTTGAGATGTTGGGAAATTTCAGCTTCGGGGATTACTTCAAATCCGACGCAATCCCGTTTGCCTGGGAGCTGATCACCAAGGAATTGCAGATCCCGGAAGAAAAGCTGCTGGTCACTGTCTATCATACTGATGACGAGGCGGCGGAGATCTGGAAAAAGGTCGCGGGGCTTGGCGATGACCGGATCATCCGCATTCCCACCAACGACAACTTCTGGATGATGGGCCCCACGGGTCCCTGCGGACCCTGCACCGAGATCTTCTATGATCACGGCGATCATATCTGGGGTGGACCTCCGGGCTCTCCGGAGGAAGATGGCGACCGGTTCGTGGAGATCTGGAACCTCGTCTTCATGCAATACGAGCAGATGGACGACGGCTCCCGCCGGGAATTGGCGGCGCAAAGTATTGATACGGGCATGGGGGTCGAGAGGGTTGCGGCGCTCTTGCAGGGCACAAACGACAATTACGCAACCGATCTGATGCGCAGCCTGATCGAGGCGTCGGCGGATGCGACGTCGTCGGACCCGGACGGGCCGGGCAAGACCCACCACCGGGTGATCGCGGATCACCTGCGCTCGACCTCGTTCCTGATTGCGGACGGGGTGATGCCCAGCAATGACGGGCGCGGATATGTCCTGCGGCGGATCATGCGGCGTGCGATGCGGCACGCGCATCTGCTGGGATCCAAGGACCCGCTGATGCATCGGCTGGTTCCGGCCCTGGTTCGGCAGATGGGCGCGGCCTATCCCGAGCTGGGCCGGGCACAGGCGCTGATCGAAGAGACGCTGATGCTGGAGGAGACGCGGTTCAAGCAGACGCTGGACCGTGGTTTGCGCTTGCTGGATGATGAGCTGGAAAGCCTCGCCGACGGCGCTGCTTTGCCGGGAGAGGCGGCCTTCAAGCTCTATGACACCTATGGGTTCCCGCTGGATCTGACGCAGGATGCGCTGCGTGAAAAGGGGCGGACGGTCGATACCGATAGCTTTGATGCCGCGATGGCAGAGCAGAAGGCTAAGGCGCGCGCCGCCTGGTCAGGCTCGGGCGAGGCGGCGGATGCGACGGTTTGGTTCGATGTGGCGGATGCGCATGGCGCGACGGATTTCCTGGGCTACGACACAGAGACGGCGGAAGGCCAGATCGTCGCTTTGGTTCAGGACGGTGCCGAGGTCGAACGCGCAGAGGCCGGTGCCAAAGTGCAGATCGCGCTGAACCAGTCGCCCTTTTATGCAGAAAGTGGTGGTCAGGTTGGCGATACCGGCGTGATCCGGACCGAAAGCGGGGTGGGGCGGGTCACCGACACCCGCAAGACAGCCGGTGTGTTCGTGCATGTCGCCGAAGTGGAAGAAGGCCATATTTCCAATGGTGAAGCGGCTGTTCTTGAAGTGGATCACACGCGGCGGACAGCGATACGTGCCAATCATTCGGCCACGCATTTGCTGCACGAGGCGTTGCGGCAGGCCCTTGGTGAGCATGTGGCACAGCGCGGGTCGCTGAATGCGCCGGACCGGCTGCGGTTTGACTTTAGCCATTCCAAGGCGGTGACGTTGGGGGAACTGGAACGGGTGGAGGCGGAGGTGAACGACTACATCCGTCAGAACGCGCCGGTGGAGACGCGGATCATGACCCCGGACGATGCGCGCGGATTGGGGGCGCAAGCGCTCTTTGGCGAGAAATATGGGGACGAGGTGCGCGTGGTTTCGATGGGCCGGCAGGCCGGATCGGGCAAAGGTGCGGACGGGCACACCTATTCGCTGGAACTTTGCGGAGGCACGCATGTGACGCAGACCGGCGAGATCGGCATGTTTGCAATCCAGTCCGAAAGTGCGTCCTCGTCGGGCGTGCGCCGGATCGAGGCGCTGACGGGGCAGGCGGCACTGGCGGCGTTACGCGGACAGGAAGGGTTGCTGCTGGAGGTGGCCGATCAGTTGAAGACAGCGCCAGGTGAGGCGCCGGGCCGGGTCAAGGCCCTTTTGGAGGAGCGCAAGGCGCTGACAAATGAGGTTGCGCAGTTGAGGCGGGACCTGGCGATGGCGGGCGGCGCGAAGTCTGGCCCGGATGCGAAGACGATCAACGGCGTGTCGCTGGTGGCACAGGTGCTGTCGGGTGTCACGGGCAAGGATTTGCCGGGGCTGATCGACGCGCACAAAGAGCAGATGGGCAGCGGGGCCGTCGTGCTGATCGCGGATGCGGGAGGCAAAGCCGCCGTGGCAGCAGGTGTGACACAGGATTTGACGGAGACGCTGTCGGCGGTGGATCTGGTCCGCGCTGCGGTCGCTGAACTGGGAGGCAAGGGCGGGGGAGGCCGTCCGGATCTGGCTCAGGGTGGCGGACAGGACATCAAGGGCGCGGAGGCTGCCATCAAGGCGGTCGAAGCGGTGCTGGAGGGCTGA
- a CDS encoding DUF1330 domain-containing protein: MGALWIAHVTVTDEEAYGKYAALATEAIAEHGGVFIARGGRFVQLEGQARPRNVVARFPSVEAAEACYNSDTYQRALNHARDASERELLIVETTE, translated from the coding sequence ATGGGCGCGTTGTGGATTGCACATGTAACGGTGACGGATGAGGAGGCGTACGGGAAGTACGCGGCCCTCGCCACGGAGGCGATTGCGGAGCATGGCGGGGTGTTCATCGCGCGCGGAGGGCGGTTCGTGCAGCTGGAAGGGCAGGCGCGGCCACGCAATGTTGTGGCGCGCTTTCCCTCGGTAGAGGCGGCGGAAGCATGTTATAATTCAGACACATATCAGCGCGCGCTCAACCATGCGCGGGATGCGTCGGAGCGGGAATTGCTGATCGTTGAGACGACGGAGTGA
- the typA gene encoding translational GTPase TypA encodes MDLRNIAIIAHVDHGKTTLVDELLKQSGAFRENQAVAERAMDSNDLERERGITILAKATSVEWNGTRVNIVDTPGHADFGGEVERILSMVDGVVLLVDAAEGPMPQTKFVTSKALALGLRPIVVLNKVDKPDAEPDRALDECFDLFANLGADDNQLDFPAMYASGRSGWADHELDGPRKDLSALFDLIVEHVPAPAQIAQKDAPFRMLATTLGSDPFIGRILTGRVESGTLKTGDTVKALSRDGSQIESFRATKILAFRGLSQQPIDMAEAGDIVSLAGMAKATVADSIVAPDVAEALPAQPIDPPTITVTFGINDSPLAGRDGKKVQSRVIRDRLMKEAESNVAIRVTDTPGGEAFEVAGRGELQMGVLIENMRREGFELSISRPQVLFREENGQRLEPVEEVTIDVDDDYSGAVIEKITGARKGELVEMKPAGAGKTRIIAHVPSRGLIGYHGEFLTDTRGTGVLNRVFHDWAAHKGAIPGRRAGVLISMENGTSVAYALWNLEERGRMFIGAQAPVYTGMIIGEHSRDNDLEVNPLKGKKLTNVRASGSDDAIRLTPHVQFSLEEAIAYIDDDELVEVTPNAVRLRKRHLDPHERKRAAKAAS; translated from the coding sequence ATGGACCTGCGCAACATCGCAATCATCGCTCATGTGGACCACGGCAAGACGACGCTGGTGGACGAGCTTCTCAAGCAATCAGGCGCCTTCCGTGAAAACCAGGCCGTGGCGGAGCGTGCGATGGACAGCAACGATCTGGAGCGTGAACGCGGCATCACCATCCTCGCAAAGGCAACGTCTGTTGAATGGAACGGCACACGCGTGAACATCGTCGATACGCCCGGCCACGCCGATTTCGGGGGCGAGGTCGAACGGATCCTCAGCATGGTTGACGGTGTCGTTCTGCTGGTCGACGCCGCCGAAGGGCCGATGCCGCAGACCAAATTCGTCACCTCCAAGGCGCTGGCGCTTGGTCTGCGCCCCATCGTGGTGCTGAACAAGGTCGACAAGCCCGATGCCGAGCCCGACCGCGCGCTCGACGAATGCTTTGACCTTTTCGCCAATCTCGGCGCCGATGATAACCAGCTCGACTTTCCCGCAATGTATGCCTCCGGCCGCTCCGGCTGGGCGGATCATGAGTTGGACGGGCCGCGCAAGGATCTCTCCGCCCTTTTCGATCTGATCGTGGAGCACGTCCCAGCCCCTGCCCAGATCGCGCAGAAAGACGCGCCCTTCCGCATGCTGGCCACCACGCTGGGCAGTGATCCGTTCATCGGGCGCATCCTCACAGGACGCGTCGAAAGCGGCACGCTGAAAACCGGCGACACGGTGAAGGCGCTCTCCCGCGATGGCAGCCAGATCGAAAGCTTCCGCGCCACCAAGATCCTGGCCTTCCGGGGCCTCTCGCAACAGCCCATCGACATGGCCGAAGCGGGCGACATCGTGTCCCTCGCCGGCATGGCCAAGGCCACCGTCGCCGACAGCATCGTCGCCCCCGATGTGGCAGAGGCCTTGCCCGCACAGCCCATCGACCCGCCCACAATCACCGTGACCTTCGGTATCAACGACTCGCCTCTCGCGGGTCGCGACGGCAAAAAGGTCCAGTCCCGCGTGATCCGCGACCGGCTGATGAAAGAAGCCGAAAGCAATGTCGCCATCCGTGTCACCGACACGCCCGGTGGCGAGGCCTTCGAAGTTGCAGGTCGGGGCGAATTGCAGATGGGCGTGCTGATCGAGAACATGCGCCGCGAGGGGTTCGAGCTCAGCATCTCCCGCCCGCAGGTCCTCTTCCGCGAAGAGAACGGCCAGCGGCTGGAACCGGTCGAAGAGGTCACCATCGACGTCGATGACGACTATTCCGGCGCGGTGATCGAAAAGATCACCGGCGCGCGCAAGGGCGAGCTGGTCGAGATGAAGCCTGCTGGCGCCGGCAAGACCCGCATCATCGCACATGTCCCGTCACGCGGCCTGATCGGCTATCACGGAGAGTTCCTGACCGACACGCGCGGCACCGGTGTCCTGAACCGCGTGTTCCACGACTGGGCGGCGCACAAGGGGGCGATCCCCGGTCGCCGTGCAGGTGTGCTGATCTCGATGGAGAACGGAACATCCGTGGCCTACGCCCTCTGGAACCTCGAAGAGCGTGGCCGCATGTTCATAGGCGCCCAGGCCCCGGTCTATACCGGCATGATCATCGGCGAGCACAGCCGTGACAACGATCTGGAGGTGAACCCCCTCAAGGGCAAGAAGCTGACAAACGTGCGCGCATCGGGCTCCGACGACGCGATCCGCCTGACACCCCACGTGCAATTCTCACTGGAGGAGGCGATCGCCTATATTGACGATGACGAACTGGTCGAGGTTACCCCCAACGCCGTGCGCCTGCGCAAACGCCACCTCGACCCTCACGAGAGAAAACGCGCCGCCAAAGCCGCAAGCTGA
- a CDS encoding YitT family protein, translated as MTDQDLVIKHSSLDDLQGLSLGIFMCGLGLHVLTHVGLITGQTAGIAVILSYLTGWSFGVLFFLINLPFYILAYRRLGLEFTVKSLISVSLLSIVTELLPSGFAIEALSTPLGAVIFGCLTGMGLLAMFRHNGSLGGLGVVALLIQDTTGFRAGYVQLLADAVIFGVAFLLFPAPVVLWSLLGAVVLNTIIAVNHRRDRYVAT; from the coding sequence ATGACCGACCAGGACCTCGTCATCAAACACAGCTCCCTTGACGACCTTCAGGGGCTTTCGCTTGGCATCTTCATGTGCGGACTGGGCCTGCATGTCCTGACGCATGTCGGTCTGATCACCGGTCAGACAGCCGGTATCGCAGTCATCCTGTCCTATCTCACCGGGTGGTCCTTTGGTGTTCTTTTCTTTCTCATCAACCTGCCTTTCTATATCCTCGCTTACCGTCGTCTGGGTCTTGAGTTCACGGTCAAATCGCTGATCTCCGTCTCGCTCCTATCCATCGTCACCGAATTGCTGCCCTCCGGCTTTGCGATCGAAGCACTCTCAACTCCCTTGGGCGCGGTGATCTTCGGCTGTCTGACCGGCATGGGGCTTCTTGCCATGTTCAGGCACAACGGCTCTCTTGGTGGGTTGGGGGTGGTGGCGCTTCTGATCCAGGACACGACCGGCTTTCGCGCCGGTTATGTTCAGCTTCTGGCCGACGCGGTGATCTTTGGGGTGGCCTTCCTGCTCTTTCCGGCCCCTGTTGTGCTCTGGTCTCTCCTGGGCGCTGTGGTTTTGAACACGATCATTGCCGTGAACCACCGCCGCGACCGCTACGTCGCCACCTGA
- a CDS encoding NADP-dependent isocitrate dehydrogenase — MSKIKVENPIVEMDGDEMTRIIWDFIKKKLILPYLDVDLLYYDLGIEARDETNDQITIDSAEKTKEVGVAVKCATITPDEARVEEFGLKKMWRSPNGTIRNILGGVVFRQPIICQNVPRLVPGWTQPIVIGRHAFGDQYRATDIKFPGPGKLSMTFVGEDGTVEEHEVFDAPSSGVFMSMYNLDSSIRDFARASLNYGLNLGWPVYMSTKNTILKQYDGRFLELFQEVYEQEFEEQFKAKCIHYEHRLIDDMVACAMKWNGGFVWACKNYDGDVQSDTVAQGFGSLGLMTSQLMTPDGKIVEAEAAHGTVTRHYRQHQKGEETSTNSIASIYAWTGGLKHRAKLDSNDALMNFATTLEKVIVDTVESGFMTKDLALLVGPDQKWLTTMGFLEKVDENLNKALAG, encoded by the coding sequence ATGTCCAAGATCAAAGTCGAAAACCCCATTGTCGAGATGGACGGCGATGAAATGACCCGGATCATCTGGGATTTCATCAAGAAAAAGCTGATCCTGCCCTACCTCGACGTGGACCTGCTTTACTACGATCTGGGCATCGAAGCGCGGGACGAGACCAACGACCAGATCACCATCGACAGTGCCGAGAAGACAAAGGAAGTGGGCGTCGCCGTCAAATGCGCCACGATCACACCGGATGAGGCGCGGGTCGAAGAGTTCGGTCTGAAAAAGATGTGGCGTTCGCCCAACGGCACGATCCGCAACATCCTGGGCGGAGTTGTGTTCCGCCAGCCGATCATCTGCCAGAACGTGCCGCGCCTCGTGCCGGGCTGGACCCAGCCTATCGTCATCGGGCGCCACGCTTTTGGCGATCAATACCGCGCCACCGACATCAAATTCCCCGGGCCCGGCAAGCTGTCGATGACGTTCGTGGGCGAAGACGGCACCGTGGAAGAGCACGAAGTGTTCGACGCGCCGTCGTCAGGTGTGTTCATGTCGATGTATAACCTCGACAGCTCGATCCGCGACTTTGCCCGTGCCTCGCTGAACTATGGCCTGAACCTGGGCTGGCCGGTCTACATGTCGACCAAGAACACCATCCTCAAGCAATATGACGGCCGCTTCCTTGAGCTGTTCCAGGAAGTCTATGAGCAGGAATTCGAAGAGCAGTTCAAAGCCAAGTGCATCCACTACGAACACCGCCTGATCGACGACATGGTCGCATGTGCCATGAAATGGAATGGCGGCTTTGTCTGGGCCTGTAAGAACTATGACGGCGACGTGCAGTCCGACACCGTGGCACAGGGCTTCGGTAGCCTGGGTCTGATGACCTCGCAACTGATGACACCCGATGGAAAGATCGTGGAGGCCGAAGCCGCCCACGGCACGGTCACGCGCCACTACCGCCAGCATCAGAAAGGCGAAGAGACCTCGACCAATTCCATCGCGTCGATCTACGCCTGGACCGGTGGTCTGAAGCACCGCGCGAAGCTCGACAGCAACGACGCCCTGATGAACTTTGCCACGACGCTGGAGAAGGTCATCGTGGACACAGTCGAAAGCGGCTTCATGACCAAGGACCTCGCATTGCTGGTCGGCCCCGATCAGAAATGGCTGACCACGATGGGCTTCCTTGAGAAGGTGGACGAAAACCTGAACAAGGCGCTGGCTGGCTGA
- a CDS encoding HD family hydrolase: MTPAERLEAQTAFLIEADKLKSVLRASCLIDNSRFENTAEHSWHIMLYALVMAEHAGPDVQIDRVLKMLLLHDLVEIDAGDAPIHADVDRAAQARAEEEAADRLFGLLPADQRDAFRALWDEFEAAATPDAVFAKAIDRVQTPIANLENGGGSWKDFNVTLDQLDTRVGIPIARGAPRVWAWLRPRLSAFFARSAG, from the coding sequence ATGACGCCCGCCGAACGGCTGGAGGCGCAGACCGCTTTTCTGATCGAGGCCGATAAACTGAAGTCGGTTTTGCGCGCCTCTTGCCTGATCGACAATTCCCGCTTCGAGAACACAGCCGAACATAGCTGGCACATCATGCTCTATGCCTTGGTCATGGCCGAGCATGCCGGGCCGGATGTGCAGATCGACCGTGTGCTGAAAATGCTTCTGCTCCATGATCTGGTCGAAATAGATGCCGGCGACGCGCCCATTCACGCCGACGTGGACCGCGCCGCGCAGGCGCGTGCAGAAGAGGAAGCCGCCGATCGGCTCTTTGGCCTGCTGCCCGCCGATCAGCGTGATGCCTTCCGCGCGCTCTGGGACGAATTCGAAGCCGCAGCCACGCCCGACGCCGTCTTTGCCAAGGCCATCGACCGGGTGCAGACCCCGATTGCCAATCTGGAAAACGGCGGGGGCAGCTGGAAGGACTTCAACGTCACGCTCGATCAGCTCGACACCCGTGTCGGCATCCCCATCGCGCGCGGTGCGCCGCGTGTTTGGGCCTGGCTGCGCCCGCGCCTGTCGGCCTTTTTCGCGCGTTCCGCTGGCTGA
- a CDS encoding alpha/beta hydrolase: MPEVIFPGPEGRLEGRYHPQKEKDAPIAIVLHPHPQFGGTMNNKVVYNLHYAFYNMGFTVLRFNFRGVGRSQGEYDQGIGELSDAASALDYLQSMNNNSKHCWVAGFSFGAWIGMQLLMRRPEITGFISVSPPANMYDFSFLAPCPSSGLIINGSADRVAPPADTTSLVNKLHEQKGITITHQEIDGADHFFREDHMDTLIGNVTDYVKRRLTESTR; encoded by the coding sequence ATGCCCGAGGTCATTTTTCCCGGACCCGAAGGACGCCTTGAAGGCCGCTATCACCCGCAAAAGGAAAAAGACGCTCCCATCGCGATCGTGCTGCATCCGCATCCGCAATTCGGCGGAACGATGAACAACAAGGTCGTCTATAACCTGCACTACGCTTTCTATAACATGGGCTTTACGGTGCTGCGGTTCAATTTCCGCGGTGTCGGGCGCAGCCAGGGCGAATACGATCAGGGCATCGGTGAGCTGTCAGACGCGGCCTCCGCCCTCGACTATCTTCAGTCGATGAACAACAATTCAAAACATTGCTGGGTCGCGGGCTTTTCCTTTGGCGCGTGGATCGGCATGCAGCTTCTGATGCGGCGTCCAGAGATTACGGGCTTCATCTCGGTCTCGCCCCCGGCCAATATGTACGACTTTTCGTTCCTGGCGCCCTGCCCCTCTTCCGGTCTGATCATCAACGGATCTGCTGACCGGGTTGCTCCGCCGGCCGATACGACCTCTCTGGTCAACAAGCTGCACGAGCAAAAAGGCATCACGATCACCCATCAGGAGATCGACGGCGCCGACCACTTCTTCCGTGAAGATCACATGGACACGCTGATCGGCAACGTCACCGATTATGTAAAGCGTCGCTTGACCGAAAGCACGCGCTGA
- a CDS encoding Rrf2 family transcriptional regulator, which produces MKLSTKGRYAMVALCDIALQPVDKLVTLSEIAERQDISLPYLEQLFVKLRRANLVTSVRGPGGGYRLARGAAEIRVVDVLAAVDETVDAMHKGAGASGGLSGSRAQSLTNRLWEGLSAHVYVYLHQTRLSDVIANELAPCPAVPNLFRVVDDAPA; this is translated from the coding sequence ATGAAATTGTCGACCAAGGGCCGATACGCGATGGTGGCGCTTTGCGACATAGCTTTGCAGCCGGTCGACAAGCTTGTCACGCTCAGTGAGATTGCCGAGCGTCAGGACATCTCTCTCCCCTATCTCGAACAGCTTTTTGTCAAGCTCAGGCGCGCAAATCTTGTGACGTCCGTCCGTGGGCCCGGCGGTGGTTATCGCCTTGCACGCGGCGCGGCGGAGATCCGGGTCGTGGATGTGCTGGCGGCGGTCGATGAAACGGTCGATGCGATGCACAAGGGGGCAGGGGCGTCGGGCGGGCTTTCGGGCAGTCGGGCGCAATCCCTGACCAACCGGCTTTGGGAGGGGTTGAGCGCACATGTTTACGTGTACTTGCACCAGACGCGCCTTTCAGACGTCATCGCCAATGAATTGGCGCCATGCCCTGCGGTTCCCAACCTGTTCAGAGTTGTTGACGATGCTCCGGCATAG